In Zingiber officinale cultivar Zhangliang chromosome 8B, Zo_v1.1, whole genome shotgun sequence, a single genomic region encodes these proteins:
- the LOC122014624 gene encoding indole-3-pyruvate monooxygenase YUCCA1-like has protein sequence MQRGEEQNRARVASDDDPHEATWLPGPIIIGAGPSGLAVAACLADVGIPCTVLEKASCVASLWQHRTYDRLRLHLPKEFCELPMLGFPEGFPKYPSKKQFLCYLESYADAFGIRPRFCTEVVAAEFDPAVGAWRVRVRGGGELASRWLVVATGENAEPVVPEFPGMERFQGRVVHTCAYKSGAYFVGEKVLVVGCGNSGMEVSLDLCRHSAKPYMVVRNTVHVLPREMMGMSTFGVTMALLRWLPLRLVDQFLCTVAHLMLGDTDRLGLRRPKTGPIALKNLTGKTPVLDVGALAQIKCGSIKVTRGVKEITRRGAKFVDGTEEQFDSVVLATGYRSNVPSWLKGGQSLFAEEGMAKDPFPGGWKGQDGLYCVGFTKRGLLGAAHDARNIARDILLRWNKHKDS, from the exons ATGCAAAGAGGAGAAGAGCAGAACAGAGCACGCGTTGCCTCCGACGACGATCCACATGAAGCAACATGGTTGCCGGGGCCCATTATTATCGGCGCGGGACCCTCCGGTCTCGCCGTCGCCGCCTGCCTCGCCGATGTTGGCATCCCCTGCACCGTGCTCGAGAAGGCCAGTTGCGTGGCCTCGCTGTGGCAGCATCGCACCTATGACCGACTGCGTCTCCACCTCCCCAAGGAGTTCTGCGAGCTTCCGATGCTGGGTTTCCCGGAGGGCTTCCCCAAGTACCCCTCCAAGAAGCAGTTCCTCTGTTACCTGGAGTCATACGCCGACGCATTTGGCATCCGGCCGCGGTTCTGCACCGAGGTGGTCGCCGCGGAGTTCGACCCAGCCGTCGGGGCGTGGAGGGTTCGGGTGCGAGGCGGCGGGGAGTTGGCGAGCAGGTGGCTGGTGGTGGCGACGGGCGAGAACGCGGAGCCCGTGGTGCCGGAGTTCCCGGGCATGGAGCGATTTCAAGGCCGCGTCGTCCACACCTGCGCTTACAAGTCCGGCGCCTACTTCGTGGGGGAGAAGGTCCTGGTCGTGGGCTGCGGGAATTCCGGCATGGAGGTGAGCTTGGACCTCTGCCGCCACAGCGCCAAACCTTACATGGTCGTCAGGAACACC GTTCATGTGCTGCCGCGGGAGATGATGGGGATGTCGACGTTCGGAGTGACAATGGCGCTCCTGCGGTGGCTGCCCCTGCGGCTGGTGGACCAGTTTTTGTGCACGGTGGCCCATCTCATGCTCGGCGACACTGACAGGCTCGGCCTCCGAAGGCCTAAGACAGGCCCCATCGCCCTCAAAAACCTCACTGGCAAGACCCCGGTCCTCGACGTGGGCGCCCTCGCCCAAATCAAATGCGGCAGCATTAAG GTGACGCGAGGTGTGAAGGAGATCACTCGGAGGGGAGCCAAGTTCGTGGATGGAACAGAGGAACAGTTCGACTCGGTTGTCCTGGCCACGGGTTACAGGAGCAACGTGCCTTCGTGGCTCAAG GGTGGTCAGAGTCTGTTCGCCGAGGAGGGCATGGCCAAGGATCCTTTCCCTGGCGGATGGAAAGGCCAGGATGGACTCTACTGCGTCGGCTTCACCAAGCGTGGCCTTCTCGGTGCCGCCCATGACGCTCGCAATATCGCCAGGGACATCCTTCTCCGCTGGAATAAGCATAAGGACTCGTGA